Proteins found in one Micropterus dolomieu isolate WLL.071019.BEF.003 ecotype Adirondacks linkage group LG12, ASM2129224v1, whole genome shotgun sequence genomic segment:
- the si:dkey-6n21.13 gene encoding 2-oxoglutarate receptor 1 yields MKITKCLTMSSRGGVPHNISVSVLHDFFGSFSSFPSTIPPSPSCSIDESYKYIFLPICYSFTFIFSISLNSVILYRSFSRTKRWNASLIYMVNLASTDFMYGLSLPFLVASYIMRDRWVFGDFMCRLVRFLFYFNLYCSIFFLTCISVHRYLGICHPMKVITLETKKAVKCTCVLVWIVVFALTCPIFRFAQTGHVTRFAVLGSNASSIDTPKVSLIKGNASYDNLGGVIEEFQNCWDDAIDKEFPDYIPYGVILHLLGFFVPFSIIAWCYSHVVLTIFRTLHSQPSSHKGPKEGGHEGMDRRERSRPAIVGRGRRGSNGPSRVLGRDEGISVFLGARSPYANRRRKSIKTIITITLLFALCFFPFHVTRTIFLLLKVAKGVPCHTMTMVSMCYKITRPLASFNAWLNALLYFLTKDKGGGHCCQAVNTTNQQHGGYLLPLRMKGKGEDAEEGGMENGIDNKENKAFNSQSYMNRAKVRYIVE; encoded by the coding sequence ATGAAAATCACTAAGTGCCTCACAATGTCATCCAGAGGTGGAGTTCCTCACAACATCAGTGTCTCTGTACTCCATGACTTCTTCGGCTCCTTCTCATCTTTTCCCTCCACCATCCCTCCATCTCCGTCCTGCAGCATAGATGAGTCCTACAAGTACATCTTCCTCCCCATCTGTTACTCTTTCACGTTCATCTTTAGCATTTCCCTTAACTCTGTCATCCTCTACCGTTCCTTCAGCCGGACCAAGCGCTGGAATGCTTCACTGATCTACATGGTCAACCTGGCCTCTACAGACTTCATGTACGGCCTGTCACTGCCATTCCTTGTGGCTAGTTACATCATGCGTGACCGCTGGGTTTTTGGGGACTTCATGTGCCGCCTGGTCCGTTTTCTGTTCTACTTTAACCTCTACTGCTCCATCTTCTTCCTCACTTGCATCTCTGTCCACAGGTACCTTGGTATCTGCCACCCAATGAAAGTCATCACACTGGAGACCAAGAAGGCTGTCAAGTGCACTTGTGTTCTGGTTTGGATTGTAGTGTTTGCTTTGACCTGCCCTATCTTCAGGTTTGCGCAGACTGGTCATGTGACAAGATTTGCAGTTCTTGGCAGCAATGCAAGCAGTATTGACACCCCCAAGGTGTCATTGATAAAGGGTAATGCTAGCTATGATAACTTGGGAGGGGTCATTGAAGAGTTCCAGAACTGTTGGGACGATGCCATAGATAAAGAGTTTCCTGATTACATACCCTATGGCGTAATACTCCATTTGCTTGGCTTTTTTGTGCCTTTTTCAATAATTGCTTGGTGTTACTCTCACGTTGTTCTGACCATATTTAGGACTCTGCATTCTCAGCCCTCGTCCCATAAAGGTCCGAAAGAGGGAGGACATGAGGGAATGGATCGAAGAGAGAGAAGTAGACCTGCAATAGTTggaagagggagaagaggaagcaATGGACCGTCGAGGGTACTGGGAAGAGATGAAGGAATTTCAGTTTTCCTTGGCGCCCGCTCTCCTTATGCTAATCGCAGACGTAAATCTATTAAGACCATCATTACCATTACCCTTCTctttgctctgtgtttcttcCCCTTTCATGTAACTAGAACCATCTTCCTCCTGCTGAAAGTGGCCAAGGGAGTTCCTTGTCACACCATGACCATGGTCTCCATGTGCTATAAGATCACAAGGCCACTGGCATCATTCAACGCATGGCTTAATGCCCTCCTTTACTTCCTGACTAAAGACAAGGGGGGAGGTCACTGCTGCCAGGCAGTAAACACCACCAACCAACAACATGGTGGATATCTGCTGCCACTGAGGATGAAGGGAAAAGGAGAGGacgcagaggagggagggatggaaaaCGGAATTGACAATAAGGAAAATAAAGCATTTAATAGTCAATCATACATGAACAGAGCAAAAGTCAGATATATAGttgaatga